A stretch of DNA from Streptomyces xanthii:
TCCACTGGGTGCTCCAGCGGCCGGAGGTCCTGGAGCGCAATCACTGCTTCATGACCATCGGCTCACGGCTGCGCAAGCCGAACGGAGTCCTGGACGCCCGTACGCCGGCCATCTGGATCAGCAACGGCACGGGGCGGGACGGACGGGAGCGGCGCGGCGCCCCGAAGGTCGGCTGGTGCTGGTGGGGCAACCGGCACACGTGGCTCGGCTTCGGCTCGGCCACGGGCCGGAGCTAGCCGCGCGGGCCGCCCCGGAACGCGAGGACGGCCGAAGCCCCCGCACAGTGGGCTCCGGCCGTCGGTCTCGGTCCGTACGGGCGCGCGCGTCGGCGTGCGCCCGTACGGGCTGCTCAGGGGCTGCTAGAGGGCGAGGCCCGTCAGGACCAGGACGCGCTCGTAGGTGTAGTCGTCCATCGCGTACTTGACGCCCTCGCGGCCGACGCCGGACTTCTTGGCGCCGCCGTACGGCATCTGGTCGGCGCGGTAGGACGGGACGTCGCCGATGATCACGCCGCCGACCTCGAGGGCGCGGTGGGCGCGGAACGCGGTCTGCAGGTCGTGGGTGAAGACACCCGCCTGGAGGCCGAAGTCCGAGTCGTTGACCGCGGCGAACGCCTCGGCCTCGCCGTCGACCTTCGCGACCGTGAGGACCGGGCCGAAGACCTCGGCGCGGGCCAGGGTGACGTCCTCGGGCAGCTCGGTGAGGACGGTCGGGGCGTACGAGGCGCCCTCGCGCTTGCCGCCGGCGAGCAGCTTGGCGCCGGCCGCGACGGCCTCGTCGACCCAGGACTCGACGCGCTTGGCGGCGTTCTCGTCGACGAGCGGGCCGACGTCCGTGGCGTCGTCGGTCGGGTCACCGGTGACCTGCGCCTCGACGGCCGCGACGATCTTCGGCAGCAGCCGGTCGTACACGGTGGCGTCGGCGATGACGCGCTGCACGGAGATGCAGGACTGGCCGCCCTGGTAGTTGGAGAAGGTGGCGATGCGGGTCGCCGCCCAGTCCAGGTCCTCCTCGGAGGACCAGTCGCCGAGGACGACGGCCGCGGCGTTGCCGCCGAGCTCCAGGGTGCAGTGCTTGTGCGGCACCGACTCCTGGATGGCGAAGCCGACCTTGTCGGAGCCGGTGAAGGAGATGACCGGGAGGCGCTCGTCCTGGACGAGGGCGGGCATCCGGTCGTTCGGCACGGTCAGGACGGACCAGGAGCCGGCCGGCAGGTCGGTCTCGGCCAGGATCTCGCCCAGGACGAGGGAGGAGATCGGGGTGGACGGGGCCGGCTTGAGGATGATGGGGGCACCGACGGCGATGGCCGGGGCGACCTTGTGGGCGCTCAGGTTCAGCGGGAAGTTGAACGGCGCGATGCCCAGGACGACGCCCTTGGGGATGCGGCGGGTGAGCGCGAGCCGGCCGACGCCGCCACCGTCGGTGTCCAGGCGCTGGGCCTCACCGCTGTTGAAGCGGCGGGCCTCCTCGGCGGCCCAGCGGAACACGGAGACGGCACGGCCGACCTCGCCGCGGGCCCACTTGATCGGCTTGCCGTTCTCGGCCGAGATCAGCTGCGCGAGCTCCTCGGTGCGCTCGGCCAGGCGCTTCGCCACGTGGTCCAGGGCGGTGGCACGGACGTGGGCCGGGGTGGCGGCGAACTCGTCCACGACGGCGTGGGCGGCCGCGACGGCCTCCTCGACCTGGGCCTCGGTGGCGATGGAGACGGTGCCCACGACGCGGTTGTCGTAGGAGTTGGTGACGTCGAACGTCTCGGTGCCGGTGGCCTGGCGGCCGGCGAGCCAGAAGGCGTGGGTGGCGGTCATGGGTCGTGTACCGGCCTTTCCGTGAACGGGGGTGATGTGCCCACGGTAGGGCTCCGCCGGGCGGGATCTTGTTGGCCGGGGTGGAGTGTGCGGGTTGCTTGGTTCGACGGAATGGCGAACGCGCCGTTGGTGGTCTCCGTGCGTCGGCCGCTGCGGGCCGGTGGGGGCTGGTCGCGCAGTTCCCCGCGCCCCTGGAAGACAGCGGCTTCGCCGCGCCTTCCCCCGATGAAAGGCGCCCCGCGCCTTGATCGGGGAGATGCGGCGCGAAGCGCCATGCATCTCAGGGGCGCGGGGCTGTGACATCAGCGGCTCCGCCGCGGGGCGCGACCAGCCCCCACCGGCCCGCAGGCGACTACGAACCGGTCGCCTTCAGCGCGAGCCACAGCTCCATGCGGACGTCCGGGTCGTCGAGGGAGCGGCCGAGGATCTCCTCGACGCGGCGCATGCGGTAGCGCAGGGTGTGGCGGTGGACGCCGAGATCGGCGGCCGCCGCGTCCCACTGGCCGTGCCGGGACAGCCAGGCCCGCAGCGAGGCGACGAGATCGCCGCGGCCCGTCGCGTCGTGGTCGCGCAGGGCCCGCAGGAGCCCGTCCGCGAACGCCAGCACCGCGTCGTCGGCCAGCAGCGGCAGCACGGACCCGGCGACGACGTCCTCGTGCTCGACGAGGATGCGGCCGCGCCGGCGGGCGACGGACAGGGCCTGTTCGGCCTGTTTGAAGGCGCCGGCGGCGGCGATCGGCCCGGACGGCGCGGAGAAGCCGATCACGGGCTCCTCCCCCGTCGACCCCTCGGCGCGCACCGCCTCGGCCCGCATGGCCTCCAGCGCCTCCGCGTACCGCACGCACGCCTCGACGGCCGCGCCCCCGTCGGCGGCGAGTAGCACGAGCCGACCGCCGTCGGGCACGACGAGCACCGCCTCGCCGGCCCGCGCGGCGGCGGACTCCACGATGTCGGCGAGTGCGGAGAGGGGGTCCTCGCCGGCGCCGGTGACGGCTTCCGCGAGGAGTGCGGCCGTGCCGGCCGGGGTGTCGCCGCTCGCCGCGACCCCGGTGGGCGGCGGTGCGACGGCCTCGGCGAGCACCATGCGGAACGGCGCGTCGAGCAGCGCCCCGTACAGGCCGCCGGCGACGGCTCGCGCGTGGTCGGGTTCGCCGGCGAGCAGCATCCGGAGCACGGCGGAGCCGATGCGCTGCTCGGCGGCGTGCAGGGCGCGGGAGCGCTCGGTGGTGAGGGTGAGGAGGGCGATCGCGGAGTGCAGGGCGTAGCGCTCGGCGGTGCCGAGGGTGGCGGCGGTGCCGACGGCGAGCGCGGCGCGCGGTCCGCGGCCGGTGCCGATGGAGTGCAGTTCGATGCGGTCGTCGCTGCCGGAGGCGACGACGGCGCTGGCGGGCGCGGGCCGCTCCCGCAGCCGTTCCACGTCGGGGGTGAGGCGGGCGGCGCGGCGGCCGGCCCATTCGGGCGCGGCGGCGACGACGGCGCCGGACGCGTCGTAGAGGGCGGCCCAGCCGTCGACCTGGGCGGCGAGGACGGCGAGGAGGCCCTCGGGGCCTTCGTTCAGGGCCTGCTTGGTGAGTTCGCGCTGGGCGGCGAAGCCGGAGGTGACGGCGCGGTACTGGTCGGCGGCGATGGCCGCGGAGACGGCCTTGCTGATGGCGATGAACGGGGTGCGCGGCGGGACCGCGAGCAGGGGCAGGCCCTCGCTCTGGGCGGCGTCGACCAGGGCCTGCGGCACGTCGTCGTAGTTGACGCCGACCGCGAAGCCGAGGCCGACGACGCCGGCGCCGACGAGCCGCTTGACGTACCGCCGCATCGCCTCGGGGTCCTCGGCGTCCAGCTTGAGGGCGGTGATGAGCAGGAGCTCGCCGCCCTCCATGTAGGGGACGGGGTCGGCGAGCTCGCTGACGTGGGCCCAGCGGACGGGTGTGTCCAGGCGTTCCTCGCCCGCGCGCACGGTGAGCTTGAGCGCCGAGTGGTGGACGAGCGAGGCGAGCGTGGGCGGCATGGGGCCTTCAGGTGTGCGGTACGTACGGGTGGCTCTGCGGCGGGCGTTCTGTGAAGCTTTTGGCCGCTCCGTATGAACGTCCTGAGCCGATTCTGCCTCACCGTACGTACTCCTGATGCCGAAGCGGCGCCTCGTCAGCCCCTCAGGTCCACCAGGAGCGGCGGCGCGTGGTCGCCGCGGACGGTGGTGAGGGAGAGGACGGCGTGGCCGGGCGGGACGGCGTGGGCGAGGTCGGAGGCGGACCAGCGTTCGCGCTCGACCTGGCGGACGGTGACGGCACGGGCCGTCGGCGCCCGCCCGGTGATCACGCGGCGCACGGCGTGCAGCGCCTTGCCGGCCGGGGTCTCGGCGATGATCTGCCGGTCGGTGACGTCGCGGGCCTCGGTCCACTCCTTGCCCCACACCTCGGCGAAGTCCTGCCCGTCCCAGGGGGTGAGCCCGGACAGGGCCATGCGGCAGCCGACGGCTCCGAGCAGCGGGGAGCGCAGCGGCCGGGGCACGTCGTCGAGGGTGCGCAGGGTGAGGACGGCGCCCGCGTTGGCCGAGCGCAGGCGCTGGATGCCGCGGACGGCCTGCGGGGTGATGGTGCCGGTCGCGTCGTCGAGCACGAGGCAGGCGAACAGGGAGCGGTCCTCGCGGACGGCGACGCTGGCGGTGAACTGGGCGAGGACGAGCCGGGCGAGGATCCGGGAGGCGTCGGCGTGGCCGCGTTCGGGCAGGTCGACGCGGACCCGGACGGGGTGGTCGAGGGCGCGCAGGGAGAAGGGCCGGGTGGCGCCGGAGGTGTCGAAGAAGGAGGCGAAGGCGGGCCGGTCGAGCAGGGCGACGCGGTCGGCGAGCACGGCGCCGACGTCGCCGGGGTGGCCCAGTTGCCGTTCGCGCGCGTCGAGTTCGCGGAGCATCGCGTGGTGGCCGGCGTCGGTGAGGGCGGTGCGCAGGGCGCCGAGCGCGTCGGGCGCCCCGTCGAGCAGCCGGCGCAGCTCGGGCACGGACGGGAAGCGGCCGTGGACGGCGTGGTAGGGGCCGAGGAGCTGGGCGAGGACGGTGGTGGAGCGCCGGCTGTCGCCGCCGGGGTGCGGGTCGGCGAGGTCGCCGACGAGGGCTTCGGCGAGCACGGCCGCGGCCTCGTCGGGGTCGGTGCTGCCGCCGTACAGGTCGAGGTCGTAGACGGAGTCGGGGGAGCCGACGCGGACGACGACGTCGTACGTGTCCTGCCCGCCGAGCCCGGCGCCGGCCGCGCCGACGACCACGACGGCGGCCCGTCCGGCGAGGGCGCCGAGGCAGAGGGACTCGGCGAGCGGCCACACGACGCTGCCGGTCTTGCCGGAGCCGGGCGGGCCGACGGCGAGCAGCGAGGTGCCGATCAGGTCGGGGCCGAGGGCGAGGCCGACGCCCCGGTAGGCGTAGGGGTTGCGCTCGTCGTCGGCGGCCGAGCCGATCCTGACCTGGGCGGTGGCGAGGTCGTGGCGGGCGGCGCGGGCGGGCAGGTCGCGGGTGCCGGAGGGGTGCGGGCAGGCGGCGGCGCCCTCCTTGGCGACGGCGGCGGTGAACGCGGCGAGGCTGTGCCGGCCGCGCTTGACGCCCTGCCAGGCGCGGGCGATGCGGGCGTGGTCGACGTCGCGCATGAGTCCG
This window harbors:
- a CDS encoding aldehyde dehydrogenase family protein, giving the protein MTATHAFWLAGRQATGTETFDVTNSYDNRVVGTVSIATEAQVEEAVAAAHAVVDEFAATPAHVRATALDHVAKRLAERTEELAQLISAENGKPIKWARGEVGRAVSVFRWAAEEARRFNSGEAQRLDTDGGGVGRLALTRRIPKGVVLGIAPFNFPLNLSAHKVAPAIAVGAPIILKPAPSTPISSLVLGEILAETDLPAGSWSVLTVPNDRMPALVQDERLPVISFTGSDKVGFAIQESVPHKHCTLELGGNAAAVVLGDWSSEEDLDWAATRIATFSNYQGGQSCISVQRVIADATVYDRLLPKIVAAVEAQVTGDPTDDATDVGPLVDENAAKRVESWVDEAVAAGAKLLAGGKREGASYAPTVLTELPEDVTLARAEVFGPVLTVAKVDGEAEAFAAVNDSDFGLQAGVFTHDLQTAFRAHRALEVGGVIIGDVPSYRADQMPYGGAKKSGVGREGVKYAMDDYTYERVLVLTGLAL
- a CDS encoding PucR family transcriptional regulator is translated as MPPTLASLVHHSALKLTVRAGEERLDTPVRWAHVSELADPVPYMEGGELLLITALKLDAEDPEAMRRYVKRLVGAGVVGLGFAVGVNYDDVPQALVDAAQSEGLPLLAVPPRTPFIAISKAVSAAIAADQYRAVTSGFAAQRELTKQALNEGPEGLLAVLAAQVDGWAALYDASGAVVAAAPEWAGRRAARLTPDVERLRERPAPASAVVASGSDDRIELHSIGTGRGPRAALAVGTAATLGTAERYALHSAIALLTLTTERSRALHAAEQRIGSAVLRMLLAGEPDHARAVAGGLYGALLDAPFRMVLAEAVAPPPTGVAASGDTPAGTAALLAEAVTGAGEDPLSALADIVESAAARAGEAVLVVPDGGRLVLLAADGGAAVEACVRYAEALEAMRAEAVRAEGSTGEEPVIGFSAPSGPIAAAGAFKQAEQALSVARRRGRILVEHEDVVAGSVLPLLADDAVLAFADGLLRALRDHDATGRGDLVASLRAWLSRHGQWDAAAADLGVHRHTLRYRMRRVEEILGRSLDDPDVRMELWLALKATGS
- a CDS encoding ATP-binding protein; amino-acid sequence: MDTEGTSGAARERGVRDGTGARGAAVPHPARPVTPPPRPAHAPMAPPGTGAEVFLRWLRTPRPAATPGVWRFGYVPRPEEEPEVTPTRQLFSGALIALLAGWLLWSLLWNGYLGWYWMWPYYVLTPEAWIKPETGGEEVAGAIASYAYYLLVGGGIMYAAGRGGRWPEIWRRFIRPALRAARPAAPERAPAPEEDPATWPQLREAGAEAAAERLGADARAGLMRDVDHARIARAWQGVKRGRHSLAAFTAAVAKEGAAACPHPSGTRDLPARAARHDLATAQVRIGSAADDERNPYAYRGVGLALGPDLIGTSLLAVGPPGSGKTGSVVWPLAESLCLGALAGRAAVVVVGAAGAGLGGQDTYDVVVRVGSPDSVYDLDLYGGSTDPDEAAAVLAEALVGDLADPHPGGDSRRSTTVLAQLLGPYHAVHGRFPSVPELRRLLDGAPDALGALRTALTDAGHHAMLRELDARERQLGHPGDVGAVLADRVALLDRPAFASFFDTSGATRPFSLRALDHPVRVRVDLPERGHADASRILARLVLAQFTASVAVREDRSLFACLVLDDATGTITPQAVRGIQRLRSANAGAVLTLRTLDDVPRPLRSPLLGAVGCRMALSGLTPWDGQDFAEVWGKEWTEARDVTDRQIIAETPAGKALHAVRRVITGRAPTARAVTVRQVERERWSASDLAHAVPPGHAVLSLTTVRGDHAPPLLVDLRG